A genomic window from Pseudocitrobacter corydidari includes:
- the phnJ gene encoding alpha-D-ribose 1-methylphosphonate 5-phosphate C-P-lyase PhnJ gives MANLSGYNFAYLDEQTKRMIRRAILKAVAIPGYQVPFGGREMPMPYGWGTGGIQLTASVIGESDVLKVIDQGADDTTNAVSIRNFFKRVTGVNTTERTDDATLIQTRHRIPETPLTEDQIIIFQVPIPEPLRFIEPRETETRTMHALEEYGVMQVKLYEDIARFGHIATTYAYPVKVNGRYVMDPSPIPKFDNPKMDMMPALQLFGAGREKRIYAVPPFTRVESLDFDDHPFTVQQWDEPCAICGSTHSYLDEVVLDDAGNRMFVCSDTDYCRQQSEAKSQ, from the coding sequence ATGGCTAATCTGAGCGGCTACAACTTTGCGTACCTCGACGAGCAGACCAAACGCATGATCCGCCGCGCTATCTTAAAAGCGGTGGCGATCCCCGGCTATCAGGTGCCGTTTGGCGGACGCGAGATGCCGATGCCCTACGGTTGGGGAACCGGCGGTATTCAGCTTACCGCCAGCGTGATTGGCGAAAGCGACGTGCTGAAGGTGATTGACCAGGGCGCAGACGACACCACCAACGCCGTGTCGATCCGTAACTTCTTTAAGCGCGTGACCGGGGTGAACACCACTGAACGTACGGACGATGCGACGCTTATCCAGACGCGCCACCGCATCCCCGAAACGCCGCTGACCGAAGATCAGATCATTATTTTCCAGGTGCCGATCCCCGAACCGCTGCGCTTTATCGAGCCGCGCGAAACGGAAACCCGCACCATGCACGCGCTGGAGGAGTACGGCGTGATGCAGGTGAAGCTGTATGAAGATATTGCCCGCTTCGGTCATATCGCCACCACCTACGCCTATCCGGTGAAGGTGAACGGGCGCTACGTGATGGACCCGTCGCCGATCCCGAAATTCGATAACCCGAAAATGGACATGATGCCCGCCCTGCAACTGTTCGGCGCAGGGCGTGAGAAGCGCATCTATGCGGTGCCGCCGTTTACCCGCGTGGAAAGTCTCGATTTCGACGATCACCCGTTCACCGTTCAGCAGTGGGATGAGCCATGCGCCATCTGCGGATCGACCCACAGCTATCTCGACGAAGTGGTGCTGGATGACGCCGGAAACCGCATGTTTGTCTGCTCCGATACCGATTATTGCCGCCAACAGAGCGAGGCGAAAAGCCAATGA
- the phnL gene encoding phosphonate C-P lyase system protein PhnL yields MIRVENVSKTFILHQQNGVRLPVLQRASLTVNAGECVVLHGHSGSGKSTLLRSLYANYLPDEGQIQIKHGDEWVDLVTAPARKVVEIRKTTVGWVSQFLRVIPRISALEVVMQPLLDTGVPREACAAKAARLLTRLNVPERLWHLAPSTFSGGEQQRVNIARGFIVDYPILLLDEPTASLDAKNSAAVVELIREAKTRGAAIVGIFHDEAVRNDVADRLHPMGASA; encoded by the coding sequence ATGATCCGCGTCGAAAACGTCAGTAAAACCTTCATCCTGCACCAGCAAAACGGCGTGCGCCTGCCCGTCTTACAACGCGCCTCGCTCACCGTCAACGCAGGCGAATGCGTGGTGCTCCACGGCCACTCCGGCAGCGGCAAATCAACTCTGCTACGCTCGCTGTACGCCAACTATCTGCCCGACGAAGGGCAAATCCAGATCAAACACGGTGACGAATGGGTAGACCTGGTTACCGCGCCAGCGCGCAAAGTGGTGGAAATCCGCAAAACCACCGTCGGCTGGGTGAGCCAGTTTCTGCGCGTCATCCCGCGCATTTCGGCGCTGGAAGTGGTAATGCAGCCGCTGCTCGATACCGGCGTTCCGCGTGAAGCCTGCGCCGCTAAAGCCGCGCGTCTGCTTACCCGCCTGAACGTGCCTGAACGCCTGTGGCACCTGGCACCATCGACCTTCTCCGGCGGCGAACAGCAGCGCGTCAACATCGCCCGCGGCTTTATCGTCGACTACCCCATTCTGCTGCTTGACGAACCTACCGCCTCGCTGGACGCCAAAAACAGCGCCGCGGTGGTGGAACTGATTCGCGAAGCCAAAACCCGTGGCGCAGCCATCGTCGGCATCTTCCATGACGAAGCTGTACGTAATGACGTCGCCGACCGCCTGCACCCAATGGGAGCCTCTGCATGA
- the phnH gene encoding phosphonate C-P lyase system protein PhnH, which produces MTLETAFMLPVQDAQHSFRRLLKAMSEPGVIVALHQLKRGWQPLNIATTSVLLTLADNDTPVWLAAPLSNDIVSQSLRFHTNAPLVNQPEQATFAVTDEAISSEQLNALSTGTAVAPEAGATLILQVASLSGGRMLRLTGAGIAEERMIAPQLPECILHELTERPHPFPLGIDLILTCGERLLAIPRTTHVEVC; this is translated from the coding sequence ATGACCCTGGAAACCGCTTTTATGCTTCCCGTGCAGGATGCCCAGCACAGTTTTCGTCGCCTGTTAAAGGCCATGAGCGAGCCGGGCGTGATTGTCGCCCTGCATCAGCTCAAGCGCGGCTGGCAGCCGCTGAATATCGCCACCACCAGCGTGCTGCTCACGCTGGCCGATAACGACACGCCGGTGTGGCTTGCCGCGCCATTAAGTAACGATATCGTCAGCCAGAGCCTGCGTTTTCATACCAACGCGCCGCTGGTCAATCAACCGGAACAGGCGACCTTCGCGGTAACGGATGAGGCGATTTCCAGCGAACAGCTCAACGCCCTTTCCACCGGCACCGCCGTTGCGCCGGAAGCGGGTGCGACGCTGATTTTACAGGTCGCCAGCCTGAGCGGCGGGCGCATGTTGCGCCTCACCGGTGCGGGTATTGCCGAAGAACGAATGATCGCCCCGCAGCTACCGGAGTGCATTCTGCACGAACTCACCGAGCGCCCGCACCCGTTCCCGCTCGGCATCGACCTTATCCTGACCTGCGGCGAGCGCCTGCTGGCTATTCCGCGAACCACTCATGTGGAGGTGTGCTGA
- the phnM gene encoding alpha-D-ribose 1-methylphosphonate 5-triphosphate diphosphatase, whose product MIINNVKLVLENEVVSGSLEVQNGEIRAFAESQSRLPEAMDGEGGWLLPGLIELHTDNLDKFFTPRPKVDWPAHSAMSSHDALMVASGITTVLDAVAIGDVRDGGDRLENLEKMINAIEETQKRGVNRAEHRLHLRCELPHHTTLPLFEKLVQREPVTLVSLMDHSPGQRQFANREKYREYYQGKYSLTDAQMQQYEEEQLALAARWSQPNRESIAALCRARQIALASHDDATHAHVAESHQLGSVIAEFPTTFEAAEASRRHGMNVLMGAPNIVRGGSHSGNVAASELAQLGLLDILSSDYYPASLLDAAFRVADDQSNRFTLPQAVKLVTKNPAQALNLQDRGVIGEGKRADLVLAHRKGNHIHIDHVWRQGKRVF is encoded by the coding sequence ATGATTATCAATAACGTTAAGCTGGTGCTGGAAAACGAGGTGGTAAGCGGTTCGCTGGAGGTGCAGAACGGTGAAATCCGCGCCTTTGCCGAAAGCCAGAGCCGCCTGCCGGAGGCGATGGACGGCGAAGGCGGCTGGCTGCTGCCGGGGCTGATTGAGCTGCATACCGATAATCTGGATAAATTCTTCACCCCGCGCCCGAAGGTCGACTGGCCCGCCCACTCGGCGATGAGCAGCCACGATGCGCTGATGGTGGCGAGCGGCATCACCACCGTGCTGGACGCGGTGGCGATTGGCGACGTGCGCGACGGCGGCGATCGGCTGGAGAATCTGGAGAAGATGATCAACGCCATCGAAGAGACGCAGAAACGCGGCGTCAACCGCGCCGAGCACCGCCTGCACCTGCGCTGCGAACTGCCGCATCACACCACGCTGCCGCTGTTTGAAAAACTGGTGCAGCGCGAGCCGGTGACGCTGGTGTCGCTGATGGATCACTCGCCGGGCCAGCGCCAGTTCGCCAACCGCGAGAAGTATCGCGAATATTATCAGGGCAAATACTCGCTCACCGATGCGCAGATGCAGCAGTACGAAGAAGAGCAACTGGCGCTTGCCGCACGCTGGTCGCAGCCGAATCGCGAATCCATCGCCGCCCTGTGCCGCGCACGACAAATTGCCCTCGCCAGCCACGATGACGCCACGCACGCCCACGTTGCCGAATCCCACCAGCTTGGCAGCGTGATCGCCGAATTTCCCACCACCTTCGAAGCGGCGGAAGCTTCGCGCAGGCATGGTATGAACGTGCTGATGGGCGCGCCGAATATCGTGCGCGGCGGTTCGCACTCCGGCAACGTGGCGGCCAGTGAACTGGCGCAGCTTGGCCTGCTGGATATCCTCTCTTCCGACTACTACCCCGCCAGCCTGCTGGATGCGGCATTCCGCGTCGCCGACGACCAGAGCAACCGCTTTACGCTGCCGCAGGCGGTGAAGCTGGTGACCAAAAATCCGGCGCAGGCGCTGAATCTTCAGGATCGCGGGGTGATTGGCGAGGGCAAACGCGCCGACCTGGTGCTGGCGCATCGCAAGGGCAATCACATTCATATCGACCACGTCTGGCGTCAGGGTAAAAGGGTGTTCTGA
- the phnI gene encoding alpha-D-ribose 1-methylphosphonate 5-triphosphate synthase subunit PhnI — MYVAVKGGEKAIDAAHALQESRRRGDTDLPELSVAQIEQQLNLAVDRVMTEGGIADRELAALALKQASGDNVEAIFLLRAYRTTLAKLAVSEPLDTTGMRLERRISAVYKDIPGGQLLGPTYDYTHRLLDFTLLANGEAPTLTTADSEQSPSPHVFSLLARQGLAKFEEESGAQPDDITRTPPVYPCSRSSRLQQLMRGDEGYLLALAYSTQRGYGRNHPFAGEIRSGYIDVSIVPEELGFAVNVGELLMTECEMVNGFIDPPDEPPHFTRGYGLVFGMSERKAMAMALVDRALQAPDYGEHATGPAQDEEFVLAHADNVEAAGFVSHLKLPHYVDFQAELELLKRLQQEQNHG; from the coding sequence ATGTACGTTGCCGTGAAAGGGGGCGAGAAGGCGATCGACGCCGCCCACGCCCTGCAAGAGAGCCGACGCCGGGGCGATACCGATTTGCCTGAACTGAGCGTCGCCCAGATTGAACAGCAGCTTAACCTCGCGGTAGATCGCGTGATGACCGAAGGCGGCATTGCCGACCGCGAACTGGCGGCGCTGGCGCTGAAACAGGCCAGCGGCGATAACGTTGAAGCGATTTTCCTGCTGCGCGCCTACCGCACCACGCTGGCGAAGCTGGCGGTGAGCGAGCCGCTCGACACCACCGGGATGCGTCTCGAACGGCGTATCTCCGCTGTTTATAAAGATATTCCCGGCGGCCAGCTGCTTGGCCCGACCTACGACTACACCCATCGCCTGCTCGATTTCACCCTGCTGGCAAATGGTGAAGCGCCGACGCTGACCACCGCCGACAGCGAACAATCCCCGTCGCCGCACGTTTTCAGCCTGCTGGCGCGTCAGGGGCTGGCGAAGTTTGAAGAAGAGAGCGGCGCACAGCCGGATGACATCACCCGCACGCCGCCGGTTTACCCCTGTTCACGTTCTTCCCGTTTGCAGCAGTTAATGCGCGGCGACGAAGGCTATTTGCTGGCGCTGGCTTACTCCACCCAGCGCGGTTACGGGCGCAACCACCCGTTCGCGGGCGAAATCCGCAGTGGTTACATCGACGTGTCGATTGTGCCGGAAGAGCTGGGATTTGCGGTAAACGTCGGCGAACTGCTGATGACCGAGTGTGAAATGGTCAACGGTTTTATCGACCCGCCGGATGAGCCGCCGCACTTCACGCGCGGCTACGGGCTGGTGTTCGGCATGAGCGAGCGCAAAGCGATGGCGATGGCGCTGGTCGACCGCGCTCTGCAAGCCCCGGACTACGGCGAGCACGCGACAGGCCCGGCGCAGGATGAAGAGTTCGTGCTGGCGCATGCCGACAACGTCGAAGCCGCAGGCTTTGTCTCGCACCTCAAACTCCCGCACTACGTCGATTTCCAGGCCGAACTGGAGCTACTCAAACGTCTGCAACAGGAGCAGAACCATGGCTAA
- the phnK gene encoding phosphonate C-P lyase system protein PhnK, with amino-acid sequence MNQPLLSVNNLTHLYAPGKGFSDVSFDLWPGEVLGIVGESGSGKTTLLKSISARLTPQQGEIHYENRFLYGMSEADRRRLLRTEWGVVHQHPLDGLRRQVSAGGNIGERLMATGARHYGDIRATAQKWLEEVEIPANRIDDLPTTFSGGMQQRLQIARNLVTHPKLVFMDEPTGGLDVSVQARLLDLLRGLVVELNLAVVIVTHDLGVARLLADRLLVMKQGQVVESGLTDRVLDDPHHPYTQLLVSSVLQN; translated from the coding sequence ATGAATCAACCGTTACTTTCGGTCAATAACCTGACCCACCTTTACGCGCCGGGCAAAGGCTTTAGCGATGTCTCTTTTGATTTATGGCCGGGGGAAGTGCTGGGCATTGTCGGGGAATCCGGCTCCGGGAAGACCACGCTGCTGAAATCAATTTCCGCGCGTCTGACGCCGCAACAGGGGGAGATTCACTATGAAAACCGTTTCCTCTATGGCATGAGCGAGGCAGACCGCCGTCGCCTGCTGCGCACCGAATGGGGCGTGGTGCATCAGCATCCACTCGACGGCCTGCGCCGCCAGGTGTCGGCAGGCGGCAATATCGGCGAGCGGCTGATGGCGACCGGGGCACGTCATTACGGCGATATTCGCGCTACCGCGCAGAAGTGGCTGGAAGAGGTGGAAATTCCCGCCAACCGGATCGACGACCTGCCGACCACCTTTTCCGGCGGCATGCAGCAGCGTTTGCAGATTGCCCGCAACCTGGTGACGCATCCGAAGCTGGTGTTTATGGATGAACCGACCGGCGGGCTGGATGTGTCGGTGCAGGCCCGCCTGCTCGACCTGCTGCGCGGCCTGGTGGTGGAGCTGAACCTCGCGGTGGTGATTGTCACCCACGATTTAGGCGTCGCCCGCCTGCTGGCGGACCGTTTGCTGGTGATGAAGCAGGGGCAAGTGGTGGAGAGTGGGTTAACCGACCGCGTGCTCGACGACCCGCATCATCCGTATACCCAGCTGCTGGTGTCATCGGTTTTGCAGAATTGA